The following proteins come from a genomic window of Lachnoclostridium phytofermentans ISDg:
- the arsA gene encoding arsenical pump-driving ATPase: MREVFNPNSIHLTKYLFYTGKGGVGKTSTACSTAVSLADQGKKVLLISTDPASNLQDVFETQLNSKGIAIPTVPGLVVANLDPLKAAAEYRESVVAPYRDLLPEEVITNMEEQLSGSCTVEIAAFNEFSNFITDKEAQKEYDHIIFDTAPTGHTLRMLQLPSAWSGFISENTHGASCLGQLSGLEERKDVYKLAVSTLSNSELTTLILVTRPEESPLKEATRASEELKELGIRNQILVVNGVLETVDDSVSRSLYNKQKNALENMPEELKDIKTYMIPLRAYNVMGIDNIRSFLSKDSYTMNSTKIVSNELSKLQDVVDDLYLSGKKVIFTMGKGGVGKTTVAAAIALGLAEKGCKVHLSTTDPAAHLKYVIHEQENISMSHIDEHAVLKKYQETVLSKARANNLSEDDIAYIEEDLRSPCTQEIAVFREFASIVERADNEIVVIDTAPTGHTLLLLDSTQSYHKEVQRTLGDTPESVKKLLPRLRNEKETAVMIVTLAETTPVFEALRLEEDLKRAGIQSKWWIINSSLYATQTTNPVLRAKASNEIEWINKVYEHATGKVGVISWSPEEIKGDKLKDIIK, encoded by the coding sequence ATGAGAGAAGTTTTTAACCCAAATAGTATCCATTTGACAAAATACTTATTTTATACAGGAAAAGGAGGCGTTGGTAAGACTTCTACAGCTTGTTCTACAGCGGTGTCCCTAGCAGATCAAGGGAAAAAGGTGCTATTAATCAGTACTGATCCAGCATCTAATTTACAGGATGTCTTCGAGACTCAACTAAACTCAAAAGGTATTGCAATCCCAACTGTTCCGGGATTAGTAGTGGCTAATCTAGACCCTTTAAAGGCTGCTGCTGAATATCGTGAAAGTGTAGTTGCTCCATATCGTGACTTATTGCCAGAGGAAGTAATTACTAATATGGAAGAACAACTATCAGGTTCTTGTACCGTAGAAATTGCAGCATTCAATGAGTTCTCCAATTTTATTACCGATAAAGAAGCACAGAAGGAATACGATCACATCATATTTGATACCGCACCAACTGGTCATACCTTAAGAATGTTACAGTTACCTTCCGCATGGAGTGGCTTTATCAGTGAGAATACCCATGGAGCTTCTTGCCTTGGTCAATTATCAGGTCTTGAAGAAAGAAAAGATGTCTATAAATTAGCAGTATCTACTTTAAGTAACTCTGAATTAACTACATTAATTTTAGTGACTAGACCTGAGGAATCACCACTAAAGGAAGCTACAAGAGCTTCGGAAGAATTAAAGGAGTTAGGTATCAGAAATCAAATCCTAGTTGTAAATGGTGTATTAGAAACTGTTGATGATAGTGTTTCCAGGAGCTTATATAATAAACAAAAGAATGCTCTCGAAAATATGCCAGAAGAATTGAAAGATATTAAAACTTACATGATACCATTAAGAGCTTATAACGTAATGGGAATCGATAATATACGTTCCTTCTTGAGTAAAGATTCGTATACAATGAATTCAACGAAAATAGTATCTAATGAGTTGTCCAAATTACAAGATGTAGTTGATGATTTGTATTTGTCGGGTAAGAAGGTAATCTTTACGATGGGAAAGGGTGGTGTTGGAAAAACTACGGTTGCTGCAGCAATAGCATTAGGATTGGCTGAAAAGGGCTGTAAAGTACACTTATCTACCACAGATCCAGCAGCTCATTTAAAATATGTTATCCACGAGCAAGAAAATATCTCTATGAGCCACATTGATGAGCATGCTGTACTAAAAAAATATCAAGAAACAGTTTTAAGCAAAGCAAGAGCAAATAACTTATCTGAAGATGATATTGCTTATATTGAAGAAGACTTACGTTCACCATGTACACAAGAAATTGCGGTGTTTAGAGAATTTGCTAGTATTGTGGAGCGTGCAGATAACGAAATTGTTGTCATAGATACAGCTCCAACGGGTCATACACTACTGTTATTAGATTCCACACAAAGTTATCATAAGGAAGTACAAAGGACGTTAGGAGATACCCCTGAGTCTGTTAAAAAACTACTACCACGTCTTCGAAATGAAAAAGAGACCGCTGTTATGATTGTTACACTAGCAGAAACTACTCCAGTTTTTGAAGCATTGAGGTTAGAAGAAGATTTAAAACGAGCAGGCATACAAAGTAAATGGTGGATAATAAACTCCTCCTTATATGCTACTCAGACAACGAATCCAGTATTAAGAGCAAAAGCAAGTAACGAAATAGAATGGATAAATAAGGTTTACGAACATGCTACTGGAAAAGTTGGTGTTATCTCTTGGAGTCCTGAAGAAATAAAAGGAGATAAATTAAAAGATATTATAAAATAA
- the arsD gene encoding arsenite efflux transporter metallochaperone ArsD, with translation MKKMFIYEPAMCCETGLCGVGVDPELLRVSTVINNLKKLGYEVNRYNLTSAPMEFVKNKYVNDSMKTGGAKVLPITIVEDTVVKSGKYPTNDEFFEWLEVYKQPYEEDLNDNNDDCCGGGCCGGSCC, from the coding sequence ATGAAAAAAATGTTTATTTATGAACCAGCTATGTGCTGTGAAACAGGACTTTGTGGAGTAGGCGTTGACCCAGAATTATTAAGAGTTTCTACCGTAATAAACAATTTAAAAAAACTTGGATACGAAGTAAATCGATACAACTTAACAAGCGCACCTATGGAATTTGTAAAAAATAAATATGTGAATGATTCTATGAAAACTGGTGGAGCTAAAGTACTTCCGATAACAATTGTTGAGGATACTGTTGTAAAGTCTGGAAAATATCCGACAAATGATGAATTTTTTGAATGGTTAGAAGTATATAAACAACCATATGAAGAAGATTTAAATGATAATAATGATGATTGCTGTGGTGGCGGTTGCTGTGG
- the arsB gene encoding ACR3 family arsenite efflux transporter gives MSEKKEGIGFFEKYLTLWVIVCMVIGVLVGKFLPVLPKFLGKFEYANVSIPIAVLIWLMIYPMMMKVDFKSVKNVGKNPKGLYVTWVTNWVIKPFTMFGIAYFFFYVVFRGLISPELAKDYLAGAVLLGAAPCTAMVFVWSHLTKGNPSYTVVQVATNDLIILIAFIPIVKFLLGVSNVSVPWDTLILSVVLFVVIPLVGGILTRTFVVRKKGEEYFKNSFIPKFNNTTIVGLLLTLIIIFSFQGDVIVNNPLHIVLIAVPLIIQTFLIFFIAYMTSKVLKLSHDIAAPAGMIGASNFFELSVAVAIALFGATSPVALATIVGVLVEVPVMLILVKIANNTKKWFKTNN, from the coding sequence ATGAGTGAAAAAAAAGAAGGAATTGGTTTTTTTGAAAAGTATTTAACCTTATGGGTTATCGTATGTATGGTAATCGGTGTACTTGTAGGTAAATTTCTGCCTGTATTACCTAAATTCTTAGGTAAATTCGAATATGCCAATGTGTCTATACCAATTGCTGTTCTTATTTGGCTTATGATTTATCCTATGATGATGAAGGTTGATTTTAAAAGTGTAAAAAATGTTGGTAAAAATCCGAAAGGGCTCTATGTTACTTGGGTTACAAATTGGGTTATTAAACCGTTTACTATGTTCGGAATCGCATATTTTTTCTTCTATGTAGTATTTCGTGGTTTGATATCACCAGAATTGGCTAAGGATTACCTTGCAGGTGCTGTTTTATTAGGAGCTGCACCATGTACAGCAATGGTTTTTGTTTGGAGTCACTTGACAAAAGGAAATCCATCCTATACGGTAGTACAGGTTGCAACTAACGACCTGATTATATTAATAGCATTTATACCAATCGTGAAATTCCTTCTTGGCGTTTCTAATGTATCTGTCCCATGGGATACCTTAATATTGTCAGTCGTACTTTTTGTAGTAATCCCATTAGTAGGAGGAATTTTAACCAGAACGTTCGTAGTAAGGAAGAAGGGTGAAGAGTATTTTAAAAATAGTTTTATACCTAAATTTAATAATACTACTATTGTAGGACTTTTACTTACATTAATCATCATTTTCTCTTTTCAAGGAGATGTAATTGTAAATAATCCATTACACATTGTACTAATTGCAGTTCCATTGATTATACAAACGTTTTTAATCTTCTTCATTGCATATATGACTTCGAAAGTATTAAAACTTTCACATGATATTGCTGCTCCAGCTGGAATGATAGGAGCATCTAATTTCTTTGAACTTTCCGTTGCCGTAGCAATTGCTTTATTTGGAGCGACTTCACCGGTTGCTTTAGCAACTATAGTCGGCGTACTAGTAGAAGTACCTGTTATGCTAATACTAGTTAAGATAGCTAATAATACAAAAAAATGGTTTAAAACAAATAATTAA